The genomic DNA aattttttttttttttcttttctatccTACATATGTGGTATATCCTTATTATTTCTCTTTacaaatactatataatatttatttaataaaatatgtataatttatattttactgtaaatttccaaaattaaatcattaatgatgatgataggtaaataaatcataatatgAAATCAAATgccttttatttattaacaagccccaaaaatcaaatcaatatgATATAGTAGTAGTACATTACAATAAGGAAAAAAGAAATGCTCTGAACTGAATTGACAAAGAAGTAAGGAATGGAACAAACAGCCATAACCAGAAAATAAACCGGTGAATGACTACCAGTCAATATCACACCTCTTGCTCTGAAACGAACCGCCATTCATGTTGGAATTCAAAGGTATCTTCAGATCGCACTCGACCTTGCTGGTAAATCTCGGCGTCTTGAACCACCATGCCTTCAATCGGATTCGGAGTTTAAGCTTCAAATCAATGCTATAAATCCCCGATAACTTCTCCGAATCGTAACTCGTTCTATCGGATCCCTGCAAAACCACCACACTCTGCCCCTGAAACTCGGTGCTCACATTGGCCGTGTTCTTGTGTCCCTGATAGAATCTCTGCAGATCCTTAGTCTGTAACCGCTCGTCTTCGTAATAGGCGCTGGCCTCAATTTGGTCGTAGTAGACTCCGACGCGTTTGTTAGGGTTTCGAATGATGAGGTTTAGAGCGAGGTTGTAATAGAGAGTGTTGTTTGTGGTGGAAAGATCGAACTGAGTGAGAGTAGCATCGGTGGCGTAGAATTTGACCTGATTAGGGCGGAAGACGAGCCAGAGAACCAAGACGATAAGACCTATGGTGACCAGAATTGTGCAGaggattttgaaaatgagaCTGAAGAGACAGCCGCAGAGGCAGCCGCAACAAGAGCCGCGACCGTGCCTGTGATGGGTTTTGGACGGCGGTGGAATCGAAGGACCATAGTATGCTCCATTCAGGTGTGGCTGTTTAGATTCTCCCATGGTTTGGTTTTGAATGAAGGATGATGGATTATGCATGGGAGgcgtgaatatatatatatatagaaatgaaGAAGGCGCGTTAAAAAGTATTCAACGCGGTTGCCGTTGATGGAAGGCGGCGGAAGGACTTTCGTTTATATATCATTGCTCAACTTCCCTCGTTTTCATATTAGACTTTCTTAAAGTTATTTAGTAGAATAAAAATTAGTGCTAAttactaaaaattaatttataaaaaaacaataataataatttaaatagatatattaaaatataataattaaatttataatttaaatatatatatatataatataaattattaaatttaagatatatttaataatgagttataagagttaaaatataaataaataattgaatttaaatattaaactatgttaaattaagaataaataaataaaataagttatttaaaaaaaaattcaaaacctaTCTCATTTTCATATTATACTTTTTGACAGTTATCATGCtggacttttttttttacagttaTTTATCGgactaaaaatttattataataattaacactattttttttaaaaaaaatcttcaaaaatcaaataaaaatgactttaataataatattttttttaatttaatagaagCGTCTTTcactttattataattaaactaattattaaaatttaaataagttgaatGAATATGAACTAATTAAGGTTCTGagttgtttttttataagaaatattcATCTAACAGCTGATAGAGATTTtccaaaataatcaaaaggttTCATTGACTATTCCTTTTGGTTTAATTTAGTAGTTGTTTGAATTGATTGgttatctttaattaaataactagTTTTAagtatttctttttatatattaatattgagaTGAGAAAGTTCTAAAGAAggtttcattatattatatattaatattagtattacTGGTACATAGTTTTATGCATTCTTTGAGGACTTTGACTCTTCTcaataataaagtaataaatcaTGTTttccaaaagaaagaaaaaaactaacaaatagaaaaaataatattaattttggcCTTCTATTTGGATAATTAGAGGAGGAAACTATTGCATTCATATTATGGTTAGTGTTATAAACATCTTCCATTATcttatttggattttaaaaataaaataaacaactcTTTGAAAAAACTCTTACTTACATCTAAGATGACAATGAGTACTCATTTTGGATTATTGGTTTCGAATATTTTAAATCGGGATCGGATCGGTAATGGGATGGATAGTGGAGAAGGTACTCGATTGAGTTCAGATTCGGAGTCGGGATCCCCAATACccgactatattaatatatatatatatatatatatatatatatatatatatatatatatatatatatatatatatatggtgttTTACATTCTAATTATTACCTACCTTATAataattacatcatttattttattcttattcacACTCCACTTTTAGCCACACTTCAATCTTATACacactttttttattatcaaaaaattatttttttcattactcTTTTATCTCCATCTCTCATCACTTTTTCACCTTCATCTCTTAATATTTCTCAACATTTCCGattctgttttttatttttttatttcgatATTACAAATGTAACCCCTGAAATTTTCTTTGTCCCGAAAAAGCTCGAAGTTCGAGAAATCTTAACCTAGATTTACGTGtcaagaatattttaataaaatattattttaaaaaatttataaaaatatgtgcctgcatttttataaattaattacaacaataattaatttttgatctaatttaaataatcttttagatttatgataatcaaattatcgtttgattaaaagaaatatgtattttaaattaatttaaaataattaatttaaaaagttatttatttgattaaagagtcgtcaattgatttttaatttaaaattaataaatgtattgtatacgtatacaaacgtacaTTTGAACATAAATTCTTTTGAATACGGTGTTTCCTGATACTCAGGAAATAACTTTTGCATTATATCCTCCGTATCCGTTAAAGAATTGTCTCTTCTATAAAAtcttaacttttaaaaaattgattttattacgttttatttaaccaattatttttatagtcataaacatgcaaatatttacttgcatttaaaattgtacCTGAAAAATCAGTTTAAGGCATTATGATTTACaaataaatctcaaatagacccttatcaaaaataatttgtgaaaatattctaaaaaatattttgaagttattttatattttttttggatttttcaaTAATGGTTTGgggtttcaaaataaaatataatattattttaaattttaaatctcaACCAAACAGGCCTCGGGACCGGTCCACTCGGTCGAGGGTGTCGATCCCTCTGTCTTAGGCTAAATCCTTTTGATCTGGGGTCGAGACCCCATGGTCGGATGCAGAAATTCTCGGTCAAGGTGTAGGGAGCCCTCAGTCGAGGTGTGGGGACTCTCGGTCCTGGACTAAGAGCTCTCGATCGAGGTACAAGAAGCTCTTGGTCTTGGGTTAGGTTTTTTCGGTCGTGACTAGAAATCCTTAATCAAGGTGCGGGGAGCTCTCGGTCTTTGTCTAAGAATTCTTGGTCGGGTGCAAGATTCCTTGGTCCTAGGCTAGGAATTCTTGGTCTAGTTTAGAAATTCTTGAACGAGGTGCAGGGAGCTCTCGGTCCTGAGCTAGGAGTTCTAGGTCGAGTGCGAGATTCCTCGGTCTTGGGCTAAGAAATCTCAGTTGGGTGCGAGATTCCTTAGTCGGGGTACAGGGGAAGGTTCGATTTTCTCGGTCGGAAATCAAACCCAGGTCGAGCCTTTAGTCGAGCCTTCGGTCGAtcgtcaagaacatcaaactacagGTTTTATGAATTCGACTGGGGCCCTAACCCTTCGATCTAAAGGCATGGGAGCTTCGTTTAGTCTcaatgatcatttataacatcaaaATGATGCATCATTCGATAAGAATGATGTTccatttaaatcaaataattttgaagtgaaaacgtgtttttgatttttatgGTTTAATGAAGCGTAAGGAGTttgtcaataacttccttatacttcatatgattgaatgaaaccaaaacatgaGCATTGACTgttcattttgaattttttatttttataaaataaaattagtatttgattaaacatgatcgggattGTTTGGAATTGGTCTGGATGTACTCTTAACATCCTTAGAAGGGCAATGATCAGTTGTTCCATTCCATGCATGTACCTCTGTGTtccatttgaaaaaataattaaaactacgTCGTTTAAATTCTTGTATTTGTCTTTATAAAggaatcttttattattattttcaaaggGTACAGAGAGAGAGATATAGAGTGGAACAGATCTCTCcttagaaacatgttagaaatGTTTTTGGATTATTGTTCTTGAGTTATAACTCAAAATAGAAACccgattttaaaaaattttaaaatcaaatttggatcgattgatttaaattagtttCGTTAGGAAGCttataaatgatcttaggattgtttccaataaaaaaaaatatatcttcaaCGCTTTGGGCAACCTAGAGCAAGGACAACCGACCTAATGAATGAAGAAAGTTGACTTACACAATTCGACTATATATAAAACTAGTCGAACTAAAATGTAAATTTTCAATTCTAACTTAAATCGGATTACATTATGATTAGAAACTTAttgtgagttggagaacactccggAACTCTTTTATAAACTTTATGAATGCCCTTATCCGAGCTTTACAATCTTATACAGAGATTcgaaattttcaagaaaattttAATGGAGGATTTTATGTGAGATTGTTGGAGGGCTAGAGATTGTGATACTTGCCTTCAGTTTTCTTAGAGAAGTCTATTTATAGCTTCACAAGGTCGGTTGATCGACcaagtggatcgaatttcaGCCAAAAGTTATTaatgacattttgtttgttCTATATATAGTTGCTCGATGTGGGTGATGATGTAGCATATACttgtaggtgaaatgatcaccatattagggtgatcatttcagctttcgAATTAGTCGTTTTGGTTGAGTATTGGCCGAGTTCcacttttaaaaaatcaaaagttatggTCGATCATCATGGTTGTTCATCGCGAGGAAGAAAACAAGCCAGAAGAAAAACGACGTCGTTTACTTCTTCCGCGTTTGAGCGTTGAGGGATtcttaaatattgttgtttatgGCAAAGCGCGAACGCATGGGCATTCTATTGTGTATGGGCTAACAGTGTTGATGCGCGCGTTAGTTGGTCCAATATTGCGTGGAAGTGCTTCTCCTTCGTTGCAGCGGGCTATACGGTCCTCTGCTGTTCGTTGGATGAGGCATGGGCGCTCATCTGGATGATGTAGGGTCCGCTGCACTGGATTTTTCTAATTTCGATTGCAACAGATTCTGCCCTTTTTCAGCCTTGGCGCTagattgaaattgatttttttcaatccctttggatccatttttaacctacaaaatatttttaataaatatgacatttattttgttttttattttattttttaatgtatatttttgggatttttattaataatttatttgggataaaatggatacaacatttatcctaaatgatttattttaacttcttttaaccctttgaaattaatctaagataaaataaataaatatttatctcaaattattttatttatttttcttagccattattttaattaattggaatttaattattaaatataattattccaattaattatttaatcatgtttggccttaattttaattattttgaatttatttattaaaaaatatttattttaaaatttataaattgagtaggtaaaattttagttcttacaactaatttaatgttatttatcttttcgttatttttcaatatatttttgtaacttaattttagtcaaatatataaatttaccttttaatcgggtaatgggatACTTGTCGGAGATCGAATGTCCGACAAATCGGGGATAGGGAAAAATAGATATACTCGTCGGTTTTGGAATCAAGAAAaggtagtaaaataaaaattgggtaCAGATATGGATACTTCACTACCCGACGAGTAAGGTACACATTGATATCCCTACTTAGATCAATCCATTTAGTTGTTTGATATGTTCTATTTCAagaataaaatacatattagataaGTGTTTcgattttttagatttttaaaataatcaatcaaatttaatattatttcacaccttttctaattaatcatataatttaatttattaatcaaaatattatataaaaaaattattttagtattattatatattattacctttaaagtatttttgtttaaaatatccattattttaatatatatatatcaaaatgtcATCAATTTTATGTTCTTAGTTCTTTCATGGAACATCTCATTTTcgttagaaaaatataatgttgACTATCACAAGAGACTGTCAACATCGGTAAATCTTTCTCGAGTTCCCTTAATAGGTTTTCAGCCAAATAgcttatttaaaagattttgcaATGGTAATGTATTCTACCGTAAACAATACAAATGTACTTTATCGAGTAGTTTTTCAACTAATTGCACAACCGtcgagataaaaaaaaaacatgtgagTGGTCTTTTTTTCTCAAGATCGCCAGCATAATTAGAGTGATATAACCGACAACTCCATCTCTAATCTTCCTAAACTGTAGATGAGCATCTGTTGAATTTCTTAAATAATGTAAGTTCAATTGAACTATTCTCAATACTCTTTACCTGAATTTGTTAAGTATCTACTAACtgcatttattaaatatgtcaaatcaGATCGAATACAAATAATGTCATACATAGGTAAACTAATTGCAATAAAATATGAAGTTCGTAACATATATTCGATATCCTCATCAAACTGAGGTGACATAATATAAGAgagtttaaaattagttattaatGGAAAATTCACGTACTAGCATCAAGcgtattgaaataataaatgattttctCAATATACTTTTTACCACTTAGGTATATTTTCTAGCTGCTTTATCTTTGAAAATCTTCATTCCAAATATTTTCTTTGcaaatcttaaattatttatatcagACTCTTTACCAAGTTacagttatattttatttatctctttagataattaattgttatcaacatatcatcaacatataagagAAGATAAACAAATGAACAATTGTAATCAACTTTCAAGTAGACGCAACTATCAAAGTTACTTCTTTTGAAGTCACAAGTGATCATAAAAGAGTCGAAACTTTTATACCACTTGCATTGGCGATTGCTTTAAATCATAAAGAAATttcttcaaataacaaatacaGTCATCTTCTCTTAAGACTGTAAATTTTTTAGATTGATGCATATAAATGTCTTCATATAAATCTATGTGTGGAAATAAGGTCTTCACATCCAGATGCTTAAGCTCCAAAATATGCATCGTCAACATATCACTCTTCTACTTTAAAGAACCTAACTATTTTTTTGCTTGTCGAGGATGTAATGttcacaaattttaaattactaataCTCTATTCATCAAGAAATCCTCCCTTTCTTAACTCAGTCATGTCATTCTCACTTATATGACCAAGTTGCACATGCCACAACTTTGTGATATCATCATTAGATAACTAGGAGGTCGCGACAACAACATAAGCTGGACTCTTTAAGAACATATAGCATTTTAGGTTTTCTTTCACCTTTCATCACGACAAGAAAACTTTTACAAACTTTCATAACTCCACTTTCAATAGTGTACTTGTAAACTTTTGAATCGAGAGTActaagaaataatatttgtcttcaaattaggaacatgtcttacatcatCAAGTTTTCGAACAACACTATCAAAtatcttgtttttattattcatatacCCACGACCTTACATGATTAATTGTTTCTCAGTAACACAATACATTTTGAAACTGTATCATATGTTGAAAATTAGTCCCGATTGAGACACATCTGATACGCACAAATAGATCGAGTATCCATTAATCTTGTGATCTCACGTCGtaagaaaaaattatgatgAGTTTACTGTCTTCATCTTCAGCAATAGTGGTTTCGcctaaattttatgtatgtctTTCAGTTAGAATACCATActctttcttaattttattttatagtttcCAACACTCAAATTTTATGTGGCTTCTATTTCTGCAATAATTGTAAGTCTTTTAAggttttcttgaatttgatcTATTTGTATTATAGTCTTTTATAACATTTCTTGGGTTTTCCCTCCAACAATAAGACTATTTACCCAACCATCAAAATGACTAAcaagatctttcattttctcCTTAACGAATAATACATCATAAATATCATTAATTGtgacaatattataaataataaaatagtatcGCAAAACGTAAACGTGATATACGATTATAGGAAACAAACATAGAAGATTAAAGTTAAGTCTTTATTGTCATACTAGACTTCCAAGACTTCCTAATCAACAACAGTTTCTTTAAATTCCAATAAATTCTCTTGTAAAGATGTACATTCTAGCTTACGATACAAATATAATTGTAACTACTTTAGCTTCAGCCATAACCCATACATAAGCACTCATCTCCTTCAAAACATCTTGTAGAGTATTCTTTGACACATGAAGATTTATATGAGACGAGTAATCCTACTTACCATACGGTTTTTAATTTTCAGCACCTACTTACCATTTCAAATGAGGAAGGAAGTCGTTGCGCCGAATAAAGAACTCGCTGATAAAGAACGAAATTGCCGCCAAAGAAGGAAATCGCCAGTCGTCGTATAGAGAAACGaactttttgaaaatatatctttttagaAAGAGAAGAGATGACTAAGattctttttataattactatataatatttatttaataaaatatgtataatttaaattttctgtaaaattccaaaattaaatcattaatgATGAGATGATGATAggtaaataaatcatataatatgaAATCAAATGccttttatttattcacaagccctaaaaatcaaatcaatatgATGTAGTAGTAGTACATTACAATAAGGAGAAAGAAATGCTCTAGAGAACTGAAATGacaagggaaatttgatggaataaccctcataagaggggAATTTCCACTATTAACAggtgtttaataaatttttcatttttgaccttttgccttggcaaaaggtcagttttaccctttaataaaaataaaaaaaaatttgattttcattctccCCCTCTTCCTTTCCCCCCGTTCTCCTTTCACTCCCTTCCAACTTCCCGAAGACGACTGATCAACCCCGAAGACGACGACGACGCCGAAGAGCCCCCGAAACATCGACGACGTGACGAAGGTGACGAAGAAGGTGACGAAGGCGactgtgcatctgtcgcagacgacagtgcatctgtcgcaggcgggaaatgcatctgtcgcatgcgacagatgaactgtc from Impatiens glandulifera chromosome 9, dImpGla2.1, whole genome shotgun sequence includes the following:
- the LOC124916533 gene encoding NDR1/HIN1-like protein 3, whose protein sequence is MGESKQPHLNGAYYGPSIPPPSKTHHRHGRGSCCGCLCGCLFSLIFKILCTILVTIGLIVLVLWLVFRPNQVKFYATDATLTQFDLSTTNNTLYYNLALNLIIRNPNKRVGVYYDQIEASAYYEDERLQTKDLQRFYQGHKNTANVSTEFQGQSVVVLQGSDRTSYDSEKLSGIYSIDLKLKLRIRLKAWWFKTPRFTSKVECDLKIPLNSNMNGGSFQSKRCDIDW